A portion of the Pseudomonas koreensis genome contains these proteins:
- a CDS encoding short chain dehydrogenase: MKILLIGAGGTIGSAVDKELSQRHEVIRIGRNSGDLQVDISDSESIRKLFEQTGKFDALICAAGNVTFAALDEMTEDSFALGLKDKLMGQVNLLLIGREFANDGASFTFTTGVLSHDPIRSGASAALVNGALDSFVRAAAIELPRGLRVNSVSPTVLTEALGKYAPYFRGFKSVPAADVALAYAKSVEGLQTGQTFHVG, from the coding sequence ATGAAGATTCTGTTGATAGGCGCCGGCGGCACCATCGGTTCGGCGGTGGACAAAGAGTTGTCGCAGCGTCACGAAGTTATTCGCATCGGCCGCAACAGCGGAGACTTGCAGGTGGATATCAGCGACAGCGAGTCGATCCGCAAGCTGTTCGAACAGACCGGCAAGTTCGATGCGCTGATCTGCGCCGCGGGCAACGTGACCTTCGCAGCGCTGGACGAGATGACCGAAGACAGCTTCGCCCTCGGTCTGAAAGACAAGCTGATGGGCCAGGTCAACCTGCTGCTGATCGGTCGCGAATTCGCCAATGACGGTGCCTCGTTCACCTTCACCACCGGCGTGCTCAGCCACGACCCGATTCGCAGCGGCGCCTCGGCAGCACTGGTCAACGGCGCCCTCGACAGCTTCGTCCGCGCCGCCGCCATCGAACTGCCACGCGGGCTGCGGGTGAACTCGGTCAGCCCGACCGTGCTGACTGAAGCCCTTGGCAAATACGCGCCCTATTTCCGTGGCTTCAAGTCGGTTCCTGCAGCGGACGTCGCATTGGCCTACGCGAAAAGTGTTGAGGGATTGCAAACCGGGCAGACGTTTCACGTCGGTTAA
- a CDS encoding COG3650 family protein gives MRVARPLILVALLPLFAACQLFDGQRESVSHAGQTRMQGQLTAADGKLVFQPCQEQRQLVVNDIGGTSVLQEAATLADEQGKLFADVRGKVSGDRLDLGQLYRAERSGTACDDPNFKLLILRAAGHGPEWNVKVSGKGMVIERDGQSPLAVPYVEEQLGDGRFNLSSEANNQRIELWVAPQRCLDSSTGSVQHMSAELRIDGQVQRGCGYFGGARND, from the coding sequence ATGCGTGTTGCCCGTCCGTTAATCCTCGTTGCCCTGCTGCCGTTGTTTGCCGCCTGCCAGTTGTTCGACGGCCAGCGTGAAAGTGTTTCCCATGCCGGGCAGACGCGGATGCAGGGGCAACTGACCGCCGCCGACGGCAAGCTGGTGTTCCAGCCGTGTCAGGAGCAGCGGCAACTGGTAGTCAATGACATCGGCGGCACCAGCGTCCTGCAAGAGGCCGCCACCCTCGCCGACGAACAGGGCAAGCTGTTTGCCGATGTGCGCGGCAAGGTCTCCGGCGATCGCCTCGACCTGGGCCAGTTGTATCGCGCGGAACGCTCGGGCACAGCCTGCGATGACCCGAATTTCAAACTGTTGATCCTGCGCGCCGCCGGCCATGGCCCGGAGTGGAACGTCAAGGTCAGCGGCAAAGGCATGGTCATCGAGCGCGACGGCCAGTCCCCGCTCGCCGTGCCCTATGTGGAAGAGCAACTGGGCGACGGCCGCTTCAATCTCAGCAGCGAAGCCAACAACCAGCGCATCGAACTGTGGGTCGCGCCGCAGCGCTGCCTCGACAGCAGCACCGGCAGCGTGCAGCACATGAGCGCCGAGTTGCGTATCGACGGTCAGGTGCAGCGCGGCTGCGGCTATTTCGGCGGCGCGCGTAACGACTGA
- a CDS encoding NAD(P)/FAD-dependent oxidoreductase: MLRITELKLPIDHPEEDLRAAIVQRLGIASDDLLDFTLFKRSYDARKKSSELCFIYTIDLNVRDEARVLGKFADDRNVNVAPDVSYKFVGQAPSDLGQRPIVVGFGPCGIFAGLLLAQMGFKPIILERGTEVRQRTKDTWGLWRKSVLNPESNVQFGEGGAGTFSDGKLYSQIKDPKFLGRKVLHEFVKAGAPEEILYVSKPHIGTFRLTGMVENMREQIRELGGEVRFQERVSDVLIEDGQLVGVQLASGETLQSKHVVLALGHSARDTFRMLHSRGVFMEAKPFSVGFRIEHPQSLIDRARLGKYAGHPKLGAADYKLVHHARNGRSVYSFCMCPGGTVVAATSEPNRVVTNGMSQYSRNERNANSGIVVGITPEVDYPGGPLAGIELQERLESHAFILGGSDYKAPAQLVGDFINGKPSTELGEVEPSYKPGVALGDLALALPDFAIEAIREALPAFEKQIRGYSLHDAVLTGIETRTSSPLRITRNESLQSMNVKGLFPAGEGAGYAGGILSAGVDGIRIAEAVARDILGLEA; this comes from the coding sequence ATGTTACGAATCACCGAACTCAAGCTGCCAATCGACCATCCCGAAGAAGACCTGCGCGCCGCCATCGTGCAGCGTCTGGGCATCGCCAGCGATGATCTGCTCGATTTCACCTTGTTCAAGCGCAGCTATGACGCGCGCAAAAAGTCCTCAGAACTGTGCTTCATCTACACCATCGACCTCAACGTACGCGACGAGGCCAGAGTGTTGGGCAAGTTCGCCGACGACCGTAACGTCAACGTGGCGCCGGATGTCAGCTACAAATTCGTCGGCCAGGCACCGAGCGATCTCGGCCAGCGGCCGATCGTCGTCGGCTTCGGCCCGTGCGGCATCTTCGCCGGCCTGCTGCTGGCGCAGATGGGCTTCAAACCGATCATTCTCGAACGCGGCACCGAAGTCCGTCAGCGCACCAAGGACACCTGGGGCCTGTGGCGTAAAAGCGTGCTCAATCCCGAGTCCAACGTACAGTTTGGCGAAGGTGGGGCGGGGACGTTCTCCGACGGCAAGCTGTATAGCCAGATCAAGGACCCGAAATTCCTCGGCCGCAAAGTCCTGCACGAGTTCGTCAAGGCCGGCGCGCCGGAAGAAATCCTCTACGTCAGCAAGCCGCACATCGGTACGTTCCGTCTGACCGGCATGGTCGAAAACATGCGCGAGCAGATCCGTGAGCTGGGCGGCGAAGTGCGCTTCCAGGAGCGCGTCAGCGACGTGCTGATCGAAGACGGTCAACTGGTCGGCGTGCAACTGGCCAGCGGCGAAACCCTGCAGTCGAAACACGTGGTTCTGGCCCTCGGCCACAGCGCCCGCGACACCTTCCGCATGCTCCACAGCCGTGGCGTGTTCATGGAAGCCAAGCCGTTCTCGGTGGGTTTCCGCATCGAACACCCGCAATCGCTGATCGACCGCGCGCGCCTGGGCAAATACGCCGGCCACCCGAAACTCGGCGCTGCCGATTACAAGCTGGTGCACCACGCCAGGAATGGCCGTTCGGTCTACAGCTTCTGCATGTGCCCGGGCGGCACCGTGGTCGCGGCGACGTCCGAGCCCAATCGTGTGGTCACCAACGGCATGAGCCAGTACTCGCGTAACGAGCGCAATGCCAACTCCGGCATCGTCGTCGGCATCACCCCGGAAGTCGATTATCCGGGCGGCCCGCTCGCCGGTATCGAGTTGCAGGAACGCCTCGAGTCCCACGCCTTCATCCTCGGCGGCAGCGATTACAAGGCCCCGGCGCAACTGGTCGGCGACTTCATCAACGGCAAGCCGTCGACCGAACTGGGCGAAGTCGAACCATCGTACAAACCGGGCGTGGCGCTGGGCGATCTGGCTCTGGCGCTGCCGGATTTTGCCATTGAGGCGATCCGTGAAGCCTTGCCAGCATTCGAGAAGCAGATTCGCGGTTATTCGCTGCACGACGCAGTGCTGACCGGGATCGAGACCCGCACCTCGTCGCCGCTGCGCATTACCCGCAATGAGTCGCTGCAGAGCATGAACGTCAAGGGCCTGTTCCCGGCGGGCGAAGGCGCGGGTTATGCCGGCGGAATTCTCTCGGCGGGCGTCGACGGGATTCGCATTGCCGAGGCTGTGGCTCGCGATATCCTCGGCCTGGAAGCCTGA